The sequence below is a genomic window from Nostoc flagelliforme CCNUN1.
TGTCTACATACACGGGATAAACGGGATCGGTAACGGCAATTGTGTTGTCATGTCCAAAGATTTCCAGAATATTGCCGGTGTCGCACTTGGAACCATCGGAGATAAAGATTTCGGAAGCATCTATATCGGCTCCCCGTGCTTGGAAATCTTGAGTTGCAATTTTCTCCCGCAACCAAGCGTAGCCTTGCTCTGGCCCGTAGCCTTTGAAGGTATTGCGATCGCCCATTTCTTCCACAGCTTTAATCATAGCTGTGCGGCAAGCCTCCGGCAGAGGTTCGGTAACATCACCAATGCCCAGCCGGATGATTTTAGCATCAGGATTAGCTTCTGCAAAGGCATTCACCCGCCGAGCAATTTCTGGAAACAGATAACCCGCTTTCAGTTTCAGGTAGTTGTTGTTAATAGTTGCCATGTGTAAATATGAAAAACGCCCTAAAATAGCTTACTGCTAATTTATGAGGGCGATAACTTTGTTATGGGGAGTGGGGAAGAGGCAGGGGAGCAGGGGGCAGGGGGCGAGGGGGAAAATAAAAAGTTATCTCTCTCCTCTGCTCCTTGGCTCTCTGCCTCTTATGCCTGATGCCCAACTAGACATTTACTGGCTGTTTATTTTCGGCTGAATAACTGTTGCGATCGCTAATTACAAACTCCGTGAGCGACTCTTGCCCTGTAATCAATCTTGCTCCGCGATTACGGGTGAAATAGTTCCATGCCCACTGAATCATTACTACTAATTTGTTGTTAAATTCAATTAAGAAGTAGATGTGAATCACTAGCCAAAACAACCATGCAAAGAAACCTTTCAGCTTCATAAAGCCCAAATCTACCACAGCAGAATTGTGCCCAATCATCGCTAAACTACCATGATCTGTATAAGCAAAGGGCGGTAAACTTTTACCTGCAAGCCGCTTTTGGACTAATGTTGCGACATATTCACCTTCTTGCTTCGCTACAGGTGCAACACCAGGTAGGGGTTTACCATTTTGATGAGAAAAATTTGCTAAGTCGCCAACTACAAAAATATTGGGATGTCCCTTAATACTCAAGTCAGGTTCAACAATAATGCGTCCAGCGCGATCGCACTCAGCACCTGTGCGTTCTGCTAGCACTTTGCCCATTGCTGAAGCTTTTACACCTGCTGCCCATAATACGGTTTTTGAGGCAATTTCTTTAACTTCATCGCCTTGTTTAAGGGTAACAGTATCATTTTCAATATTCGTTACCAGTGTTTTTGTCTGAACAACTACCCCCAAGCGCGTCAGGGATGCTTCTGCTTCTTGTGATAACTCTGGCGCAAAAGGTGGCAGAATCCGATCCAAACCTTCCAGTAGCAAAATTTTGGCTTCCGATGTGTCAATGTTGCGGAAATCTTCTTTGAGGGTTTGATTTGCTAATTCTGCGATCGCACCAGCTAACTCTACACCAGTTGGGCCACCACCAACAATTACAAAGGTTAACCAAGCCCGGCGTTTTTCTGGATCGATTTCTTTTTCTGCTGCTTCAAACGCCGAAAAGATCCGGCGACGCATTTCTATAGCATCTTCTACAGTTTTCAAGCCAGGGGCGAATTCTTCCCAGTTGTCTTTGCCAAAATAGGAATGCTTCGCACCTGTAGCAACAATTAATGTATCGTAAGCTATTGCTTCGTCGCCCACAGTCACTTGTTTTGCTTCTGGATCAATATTATTCACCTCTCCTAGCAACACTTTCGTATTCTTGCTCTTGCTGAGGACAGAACGCAACGGTGAGGAAATATCCGCAGGAGATAGCGCACCTGTGGCGACTTGGTATAGAAGGGGTTGAAATAGATGAAAGTTACGTTTATCAATCAGAGTAACGTTTACGGCTGCTTTGGCGAGTGTTTTTGCTGCATAAAGTCCACCAAAACCACCGCCAACAATAACTACTTGATGGGGTGGATTATTGTCAAGTGAATTTACCATAAGAAATATTATCGGGTATTCCAACTATTGTAACTATTCTTAACAAATTTGTATCAAAATTGTCATCATATATTTTGTATTGCTCTTTACATTTGAAAAAGTATTAAAGTAACTAAAACTACAGGATAAAGAGAAATTTTCCAGATGGAGGTGCAAACAATAAGAGTTGGCAATATTTGAATTACTCTTTGCTTATGTAAATTTATCAGCGGTAGATGTAAGATTTATGCAAGCTCACTCAGAACTAGTTGATTCTGGTGCTTGTGTTAAACGTGGTGAATGAGTTCGCCGCCAACGGTTAAAGCCATAGACCAGGGCAGCAAAAATTAACAAATAGGGACTGTAAACAATTAACCAAATACCCAGCTTGAGTAAGCCAACGGAAAATGAACTAAGGGAGTGAGTAGATTTATTCCAAGTCTCCTGAACTTGCAAACCAAAGGCAGGTTGTGAACTGGTGCTAGAAACTGCTGCTTGTAAATTCAGCGTAATAGTGGAATAAGCAACTTGATTTTGTAGGCTTTTGAGTTGGGCATTAATTTGTTCTATGGTTTCTCGGACATTACTCAGTTCTTGGGCGACACTAAGCACATCTCTAACAGAACCTGCCCGATCCATAATTTTTTGTAAATTGGCTTCAGTTTTTTGTAAATTGGTTAATCTAGCTTGGAAATCTACGAGGCGATCGCCCACATCTTCTGCCGTGATATTACGACTGTCAACAGTGCCCAATTTCGCCAGTTCTTCCAGGGTAGGTTCCAGTCGGTTCTCTGGTATCCGCAATTGTATTGTTGCTGTGTGACGCGGGTTGTCAGTTTTGGGTTGTTGTTGTTTCAACCCGATCAAATCCCCTTGCTGTTTATTGATAATTTGCGAAACAGCATCAATAGTCTTCTCTACAGAGTTGACAGTCAAAGATATTGCTGCCTTTTTGATGAGTTGGGGACGAGAACGGGGTATTGGTGCAGCTTCCGTCTTTTGGGAAATACTATTTTCACGAGCAGATAATTGATTTACCGAGCCATCGCCTGCCATTGGAGCTGCCATTGGAGGTAACTGCTTATTTGCTAACTGATTGGAAGAAGCGCAACTGGTGAAAATCACCCCTCCTAATAATGCACTTATAAATAAAGCAGATGTGCGAGGCAATTTAGTCGAAGCGTACATAATCTACCCCTAGATGGATGAAGTTAATCCCAGTATTACTGAACT
It includes:
- a CDS encoding NAD(P)/FAD-dependent oxidoreductase, with the protein product MVNSLDNNPPHQVVIVGGGFGGLYAAKTLAKAAVNVTLIDKRNFHLFQPLLYQVATGALSPADISSPLRSVLSKSKNTKVLLGEVNNIDPEAKQVTVGDEAIAYDTLIVATGAKHSYFGKDNWEEFAPGLKTVEDAIEMRRRIFSAFEAAEKEIDPEKRRAWLTFVIVGGGPTGVELAGAIAELANQTLKEDFRNIDTSEAKILLLEGLDRILPPFAPELSQEAEASLTRLGVVVQTKTLVTNIENDTVTLKQGDEVKEIASKTVLWAAGVKASAMGKVLAERTGAECDRAGRIIVEPDLSIKGHPNIFVVGDLANFSHQNGKPLPGVAPVAKQEGEYVATLVQKRLAGKSLPPFAYTDHGSLAMIGHNSAVVDLGFMKLKGFFAWLFWLVIHIYFLIEFNNKLVVMIQWAWNYFTRNRGARLITGQESLTEFVISDRNSYSAENKQPVNV
- a CDS encoding DUF4349 domain-containing protein is translated as MYASTKLPRTSALFISALLGGVIFTSCASSNQLANKQLPPMAAPMAGDGSVNQLSARENSISQKTEAAPIPRSRPQLIKKAAISLTVNSVEKTIDAVSQIINKQQGDLIGLKQQQPKTDNPRHTATIQLRIPENRLEPTLEELAKLGTVDSRNITAEDVGDRLVDFQARLTNLQKTEANLQKIMDRAGSVRDVLSVAQELSNVRETIEQINAQLKSLQNQVAYSTITLNLQAAVSSTSSQPAFGLQVQETWNKSTHSLSSFSVGLLKLGIWLIVYSPYLLIFAALVYGFNRWRRTHSPRLTQAPESTSSE